The Solibacillus daqui genome has a segment encoding these proteins:
- a CDS encoding DUF5590 domain-containing protein, which yields MKNWIIFSVVFILSLSLVISVFVIWKADKPFSDIEQKAEQFAIDTKALAVVEDSYVYNGNKPYVTVFGIDEYGKDKAIFVPMSLDENSMQEVFLADGITEDEALERFRNETAVKEILHTKLGYEQPGPVWEITYISKSGSLNYVYLLHEDGQWWKRILNL from the coding sequence ATGAAAAACTGGATCATCTTTTCAGTTGTCTTTATTTTATCTTTGTCACTTGTTATCTCGGTCTTCGTAATTTGGAAGGCAGACAAGCCGTTTTCTGACATAGAGCAAAAAGCCGAGCAGTTTGCAATAGATACGAAGGCACTTGCTGTTGTTGAAGATTCATACGTATACAACGGAAATAAGCCGTATGTAACCGTATTTGGTATAGACGAATATGGTAAAGATAAGGCAATCTTCGTCCCGATGAGTTTAGATGAAAATTCAATGCAAGAGGTTTTTTTGGCAGATGGAATTACAGAGGATGAGGCGTTAGAGCGCTTCCGTAATGAAACTGCTGTAAAAGAAATACTTCATACAAAATTAGGCTATGAGCAACCTGGCCCAGTGTGGGAAATTACCTACATTTCTAAGTCTGGAAGCTTAAATTATGTCTATTTATTGCATGAAGATGGACAATGGTGGAAACGCATATTGAATTTGTAG
- a CDS encoding pyridoxal phosphate-dependent aminotransferase encodes MKQLLAKRVKTLTPSSTLAITAKAKELKEQGIDVIGLGAGEPDFNTPENILNAAKASMDAGLTKYTPAGGLPVLKKAIIDKLQRDNGLTYQANEILVGVGAKHVLYTLFQVILDEGDEVIIPIPYWVSYPEQVKLAGGVPVYVEGTAEQGYKITASQLRDAITNKTKAVIINSPSNPSGMIYSKEELTELAKVAEEKDILIVSDEIYEKLVYNGVEHFSIAQLSDAIKARTIVVNGVAKSHSMTGWRIGYAAGDKDIINAMTDLASHSTSNATTTAQYATVEAYNGSQETVEMMRQAFESRLEAIFPKLAAIPGFKVLKPQGAFYLLPDVSEAAAKTGYASVDDFANALLTEANVAVIPGSGFGAPATMRLSYATSLELLEEAVNRIETFVKAKWQDK; translated from the coding sequence ATGAAACAACTGTTAGCAAAGCGTGTTAAAACATTAACACCATCTTCAACTTTAGCAATTACTGCGAAGGCGAAAGAACTAAAAGAGCAGGGGATTGATGTAATCGGGCTAGGAGCAGGGGAACCTGACTTCAACACACCAGAAAACATTTTAAATGCAGCAAAAGCGTCAATGGATGCAGGTTTAACAAAGTATACGCCAGCTGGTGGTTTACCTGTATTAAAGAAAGCAATCATTGACAAATTACAGCGTGATAATGGGCTTACATATCAAGCGAATGAAATTTTAGTTGGTGTTGGTGCAAAGCATGTATTGTATACATTGTTCCAAGTGATCTTAGATGAGGGCGATGAAGTAATCATCCCAATTCCATATTGGGTTTCATATCCAGAGCAAGTGAAGTTAGCAGGAGGTGTGCCAGTATACGTAGAAGGTACAGCAGAGCAAGGCTACAAAATTACGGCTTCTCAATTACGTGATGCGATTACAAACAAAACGAAAGCAGTTATTATTAACTCGCCTTCAAACCCTTCTGGCATGATTTATTCAAAAGAAGAATTAACAGAGCTTGCAAAAGTTGCAGAAGAAAAAGATATTTTAATCGTTTCAGATGAAATTTATGAAAAGCTTGTTTACAATGGAGTAGAGCATTTTTCAATTGCACAGCTTTCTGATGCAATTAAAGCGCGTACAATCGTTGTAAATGGTGTTGCAAAATCACACTCAATGACAGGCTGGCGTATCGGTTACGCTGCTGGCGATAAAGATATTATTAATGCAATGACGGACTTAGCGTCACATTCTACTTCAAATGCAACAACTACTGCGCAATATGCAACTGTAGAAGCGTACAACGGTTCTCAAGAAACAGTTGAAATGATGCGTCAAGCGTTTGAATCTCGTTTAGAGGCGATTTTCCCGAAATTAGCGGCGATTCCTGGTTTCAAAGTATTAAAGCCACAAGGTGCATTCTACTTACTACCAGACGTATCAGAAGCAGCAGCTAAAACAGGTTATGCATCTGTGGATGATTTTGCAAATGCATTATTAACAGAAGCCAACGTAGCGGTAATCCCAGGCTCAGGCTTTGGTGCACCTGCAACAATGCGCTTATCATATGCAACATCTTTAGAATTATTAGAAGAAGCAGTCAATCGAATTGAAACTTTTGTGAAAGCAAAGTGGCAAGATAAATAG
- the asnS gene encoding asparagine--tRNA ligase, with protein sequence MKKIMIKDMPAHIGETVKIGAWLANKRASGKLAFLQLRDGSGFAQGVVVKEEVGEELFAVAKGMTQETSMYIVGEVKADERSTFGAELNVTGIEVIHAAVDFPITPKEHGTEFLMDNRHLWLRSRKQHAVMKVRNEIIRATYEFFNDNGFTKMDPPILTGSAPEGTSELFATKYFDEDAYLSQSGQLYMEAAAMALGKVFSFGPTFRAEKSKTRRHLIEFWMIEPEMAFVEFEENLEVQEQYVSHIVQSVLKNCKMDLERLGRDTSKLENIQAPFPRISYDDAIKFLHEQGFDDIQWGDDFGAPHETAIANAYDKPVFITCYPVGIKPFYMQPHPERDDVVLCADLIAPEGYGEIIGGSERIHDYELLKSRLEEHNLSMDAYAWYLELRKQGSVPHSGFGLGLERTVAWISGTEHIRETIPFPRLLNRLYP encoded by the coding sequence ATGAAAAAAATTATGATCAAAGATATGCCTGCGCATATCGGCGAAACAGTCAAAATTGGTGCTTGGTTAGCAAACAAACGCGCTAGCGGGAAACTAGCATTCTTACAATTACGTGATGGCTCAGGCTTCGCACAAGGCGTTGTTGTAAAAGAAGAAGTAGGCGAAGAGTTATTTGCAGTAGCAAAAGGTATGACGCAAGAAACTTCAATGTACATCGTTGGTGAAGTAAAAGCAGATGAGCGTTCTACTTTTGGTGCAGAGTTAAATGTAACAGGTATCGAAGTGATTCACGCAGCAGTGGACTTCCCAATCACACCAAAAGAGCACGGTACTGAGTTCTTAATGGACAACCGTCACTTATGGTTACGTTCTCGTAAACAACACGCAGTAATGAAAGTGCGTAACGAAATTATTCGTGCAACTTATGAGTTCTTCAACGACAACGGATTTACAAAAATGGATCCACCAATCCTAACTGGTTCAGCTCCAGAAGGTACTTCAGAGCTATTTGCTACGAAATACTTTGATGAGGATGCTTACCTTTCACAATCTGGTCAGCTATACATGGAAGCTGCGGCAATGGCACTAGGGAAAGTATTCTCTTTTGGTCCAACATTCCGTGCAGAAAAATCGAAAACGCGTCGTCACTTAATCGAATTTTGGATGATCGAGCCTGAAATGGCATTCGTAGAGTTTGAAGAAAACTTAGAAGTACAAGAACAGTATGTATCTCATATCGTACAATCGGTTCTTAAAAATTGTAAAATGGATTTAGAGCGTCTTGGACGTGATACATCAAAATTAGAAAACATTCAAGCACCATTCCCACGTATTTCTTATGATGATGCAATCAAGTTCTTACACGAACAAGGCTTTGATGATATTCAGTGGGGCGATGATTTCGGTGCGCCACACGAAACAGCGATTGCCAATGCTTACGACAAGCCAGTATTTATTACTTGCTACCCAGTAGGTATTAAGCCATTTTACATGCAACCACATCCAGAGCGCGATGACGTAGTATTATGTGCGGACTTAATTGCACCAGAAGGCTACGGAGAAATTATCGGTGGTTCTGAGCGTATTCACGATTATGAATTATTAAAATCTCGCTTAGAAGAGCACAACTTATCAATGGACGCATACGCTTGGTATTTAGAGCTTCGTAAACAAGGCTCAGTACCGCACTCAGGCTTCGGTCTTGGTTTAGAGCGTACAGTAGCGTGGATTTCAGGAACTGAGCACATCCGTGAAACAATTCCATTCCCACGTTTATTAAACCGTCTGTACCCATAA
- a CDS encoding DnaD domain-containing protein, translated as MDNQFNRIRVWTEQQQITVPQLFFKHYSEMNIQDDEALIALHLMSFAQEGVDFPTPNDLLARTSFQMMTISQLLQRLMQKGFVEISQSTDESGRIVEKYSLHPLWERLLDLLQSKEMQSQVKTQKIDEAKIFQLFEQELGRLLSPIEIETISMWMDIDHHTPEVIKAALKEAVLASKVSLRYIDRILIEWKKKNIKTPSQIEQHSEQYRKFTMQPPTQKPYNQQQAPQSKKAPFYNWLEERE; from the coding sequence ATGGACAATCAATTTAATCGAATCCGCGTTTGGACAGAGCAACAACAAATAACGGTTCCACAACTGTTTTTTAAACATTATAGTGAAATGAACATTCAAGATGATGAAGCGTTAATCGCCTTACATTTAATGAGCTTTGCACAAGAGGGTGTTGATTTCCCAACACCCAATGATTTACTAGCGCGTACAAGCTTTCAAATGATGACCATCAGCCAACTTTTGCAGCGCCTAATGCAAAAGGGTTTTGTCGAAATTTCACAAAGCACCGACGAATCAGGTCGTATTGTTGAGAAATATTCGTTGCATCCACTTTGGGAGCGACTGCTTGATTTATTGCAATCAAAAGAAATGCAAAGCCAAGTGAAAACACAAAAGATTGACGAGGCAAAGATTTTCCAATTGTTTGAGCAGGAATTGGGGCGCTTATTATCGCCAATTGAAATTGAAACAATTAGTATGTGGATGGATATTGACCATCATACGCCTGAAGTTATTAAAGCGGCGCTCAAAGAGGCGGTGCTAGCAAGTAAGGTAAGTCTACGCTATATTGACCGAATTTTAATTGAATGGAAAAAGAAAAATATTAAAACTCCATCACAAATCGAGCAGCATAGCGAACAGTACCGAAAATTTACGATGCAGCCACCTACTCAAAAGCCATACAATCAACAACAGGCACCACAATCAAAAAAAGCGCCGTTCTATAATTGGTTAGAAGAACGCGAATAG
- the nth gene encoding endonuclease III, with amino-acid sequence MLTKAKWLEFLDTMDDMYPDAHCELVHDNPFELTIATLLSAQCTDVLVNKVTKDLFQKYKTPQDYLNVSLEELQNDIRSIGLYRNKAKNIQLLCERILAEYDGEIPASREELVTLPGVGRKTANVVLSVAFNVPAMAVDTHVERVTKRLGLCRWKDNVLEVEETIMKKTPIERWSRAHHQIIFFGRYHCKAQNPGCEKCPLLADCREGQKRLKKGLVKV; translated from the coding sequence ATGTTAACAAAAGCGAAATGGCTAGAATTTTTAGATACGATGGACGATATGTATCCAGACGCACACTGTGAACTTGTGCACGACAATCCGTTTGAATTAACGATTGCGACACTTCTTTCAGCGCAGTGTACAGACGTACTAGTCAATAAAGTAACAAAGGATTTGTTCCAAAAATATAAAACACCGCAAGACTATTTAAATGTGTCACTAGAAGAACTGCAAAATGATATTCGTTCGATAGGGCTTTACCGCAATAAGGCAAAAAACATTCAGCTGTTATGTGAACGAATATTGGCTGAATATGATGGTGAAATTCCTGCTTCGCGCGAGGAGCTTGTGACATTACCAGGTGTTGGACGAAAAACGGCTAACGTTGTGTTGTCGGTAGCGTTTAATGTACCTGCAATGGCGGTGGACACGCATGTAGAGCGTGTAACAAAGCGCTTGGGCTTATGTCGATGGAAAGATAATGTGCTTGAAGTAGAAGAAACGATAATGAAGAAAACACCAATTGAACGTTGGAGCCGCGCACATCATCAAATCATTTTCTTTGGACGATATCATTGTAAAGCACAAAATCCAGGCTGTGAAAAATGCCCGTTACTTGCAGATTGCCGAGAAGGTCAAAAACGCTTGAAAAAAGGTTTGGTGAAGGTATGA
- a CDS encoding YpoC family protein, which produces MIAVKKDMISKERVDTWFNEWEVLREDIHAAHDRRDGSALEAMLKGIAHYEQLLINSSESDIGFSVQAEYELMPINGMERFQFIKMRPAQYACYRQLDELYKETKKRCARLRLK; this is translated from the coding sequence ATGATAGCCGTAAAAAAAGACATGATTTCTAAAGAGCGCGTTGATACTTGGTTTAACGAATGGGAAGTGTTACGTGAGGACATCCATGCCGCACATGACCGCCGTGATGGCTCGGCTCTAGAGGCAATGCTAAAGGGGATCGCACATTACGAGCAGCTATTAATTAACAGCTCGGAATCCGATATAGGCTTTTCGGTGCAGGCGGAGTATGAGCTGATGCCAATTAACGGTATGGAGCGATTCCAATTCATCAAAATGCGCCCAGCACAATATGCTTGCTATCGTCAGTTGGATGAGCTATATAAGGAAACAAAAAAGCGCTGTGCAAGATTGCGATTGAAGTAA
- a CDS encoding penicillin-binding protein 1A: MTEKRRTREDIKRERQSQQKAKKTKNKTSAGKWIKRIVLTIVLIGGLGLASGAALFGYYVSKAPELDEELLKDPISSEFYDVNGELFAKLGAENREYVKYEDIPQQMIDAIIATEDSRFFEHFGVDLWRLGGAVFANFRDGFGAQGASTITQQVVKNSFFTNEKKLERKAQEAWLAVQLERQYSKEEIFEMYFNKILMSGRIYGFGTAAKEFYGKELSELTLAESAQLAGMPQSPNNFNPYKKPENAEKRRNIVLSLMVQHNKITQAQADEAKAVDITAGLIPEEQRVANLETKYPAFLDVVLSELEEKGDGELMAEGIKVYTTLDPEAQTIVENVMNNDSNFPTEDIEAGVAVVDTQTGEIRAIGGGRNYKGFNYNFAYDNQSRSPGSTIKPLIDYGPAIEYLKWSTGQTLVDEPMNYTGSKQVITNWDSKYLGPMTAREALYASRNIPAVKAFKEVGPDRAKQFLANLGIKTDNLVESDAIGGGHVTMSPIQMAASYAAFGNNGTYNDAHSISKIVFRDGKTSKSYKPEPKIAMSDYTAYMVTDILRDVVSNKRNASAPRAAVSGVDIAGKTGTTNYSSDEFSKFNLKRGSVPDSWFAGYSTNYSIAIWGGYSKRKDAITTWDERWMPQYLFKSIMTDLDRNNPSSSFKQPSSVVSADVVIGSKPLQLATKYTPSNMRSKELFVKGTQPTEYSEEYVPQTLDAPTDLTATFNEVAQLADLSWTHPSLTEGTDENGDPVTYEVKMSVEGGATSVVATSSATTAQIPGIEKGKTYNFTVTAISGDLRSDPASVTLFVEGEPVVEEPTEPEEPDDNNENPGQPENPNDSTDNGNNGNGNGNNNGNNGGNGNNNSGNGNGNGNGSGNTEEPEIPTSPPTQPTDPTQPGTDDGTTDDGE, encoded by the coding sequence GTGACGGAAAAAAGAAGAACACGTGAAGATATTAAGCGTGAACGTCAATCACAACAAAAAGCAAAAAAAACTAAAAATAAAACATCCGCTGGAAAATGGATTAAACGCATCGTGTTAACCATTGTCTTAATCGGTGGGTTAGGTTTAGCGAGTGGGGCCGCATTATTTGGCTACTACGTAAGCAAAGCACCAGAATTAGATGAGGAATTATTAAAAGACCCTATATCTTCTGAGTTTTACGATGTGAATGGAGAGCTATTTGCGAAATTAGGGGCAGAAAATCGTGAATATGTCAAATATGAAGATATTCCACAACAAATGATTGATGCCATCATTGCAACAGAAGATTCTCGTTTCTTTGAACATTTCGGTGTCGATTTATGGCGTTTAGGTGGCGCGGTATTTGCCAACTTCCGAGACGGCTTTGGTGCGCAAGGTGCGAGTACAATTACTCAACAAGTTGTCAAAAATTCATTCTTTACAAATGAGAAAAAATTAGAGCGTAAAGCGCAAGAAGCATGGCTTGCTGTGCAGCTAGAACGCCAATATTCAAAAGAAGAAATTTTTGAAATGTACTTCAATAAAATATTAATGTCTGGTCGAATTTATGGATTTGGAACAGCGGCTAAAGAATTTTATGGCAAAGAATTAAGCGAATTAACATTAGCAGAATCTGCTCAATTAGCGGGTATGCCACAAAGCCCAAATAACTTTAACCCATACAAAAAACCAGAAAATGCTGAAAAGCGTCGTAATATTGTTCTTTCTTTAATGGTACAACACAATAAAATTACACAAGCTCAAGCGGATGAAGCAAAAGCCGTAGATATTACAGCTGGTTTAATTCCTGAAGAACAACGTGTGGCCAATCTCGAAACAAAATACCCTGCGTTTTTAGACGTTGTGTTATCAGAGCTTGAAGAAAAAGGCGATGGTGAGTTGATGGCTGAAGGAATTAAAGTGTACACAACACTTGATCCAGAAGCACAAACAATTGTCGAAAATGTCATGAATAATGACAGCAACTTCCCTACCGAAGACATTGAAGCGGGTGTTGCAGTTGTCGATACACAAACAGGTGAAATTCGTGCCATTGGTGGTGGTCGTAACTATAAAGGTTTTAACTATAACTTTGCCTATGACAACCAATCGCGCTCTCCAGGTTCAACAATTAAACCGTTAATCGACTACGGTCCAGCTATTGAATATTTAAAATGGTCAACAGGTCAAACATTGGTCGATGAACCTATGAATTACACAGGATCAAAACAAGTTATCACAAACTGGGATAGCAAGTACTTAGGTCCGATGACAGCACGTGAAGCATTGTATGCATCTCGAAATATCCCAGCAGTTAAGGCATTTAAAGAAGTTGGCCCAGACCGTGCAAAACAATTTCTTGCTAACTTAGGCATTAAAACGGATAACTTAGTAGAGTCAGATGCAATCGGTGGCGGTCATGTAACAATGTCACCAATTCAAATGGCTGCATCTTATGCAGCATTTGGTAATAACGGCACGTATAACGACGCACATTCGATTTCAAAAATCGTATTCCGTGATGGGAAAACATCAAAATCTTATAAACCAGAACCAAAAATTGCAATGAGTGATTATACAGCTTATATGGTGACAGATATTTTACGTGATGTTGTCAGTAACAAGCGTAACGCCTCTGCACCACGTGCTGCAGTTTCAGGTGTTGATATCGCTGGGAAAACAGGAACTACTAACTATTCTTCAGATGAATTTAGTAAATTTAATTTAAAACGTGGTTCTGTACCAGATTCATGGTTTGCTGGATACTCAACGAACTACTCGATTGCCATTTGGGGCGGGTATTCAAAGCGAAAAGATGCCATCACGACTTGGGACGAACGCTGGATGCCTCAATATTTATTCAAATCAATTATGACTGATTTAGATCGCAACAATCCATCATCTTCATTTAAACAGCCAAGCTCGGTTGTGTCTGCAGATGTTGTGATTGGGTCAAAACCTTTACAATTAGCAACCAAATACACACCATCAAATATGCGTAGCAAAGAGCTATTTGTTAAAGGTACACAACCAACTGAATATTCAGAAGAATATGTTCCACAAACGTTGGATGCTCCAACAGATCTAACTGCAACATTCAATGAAGTGGCACAGCTTGCAGACTTATCATGGACACACCCTTCACTTACAGAAGGTACGGATGAAAACGGTGATCCAGTCACATATGAAGTGAAAATGAGCGTTGAAGGTGGGGCAACTAGTGTCGTAGCAACATCAAGTGCAACTACCGCTCAAATTCCAGGTATTGAAAAAGGAAAAACGTATAACTTTACAGTAACTGCAATTTCAGGTGATTTACGCAGTGATCCAGCTTCTGTAACATTATTTGTTGAAGGTGAACCAGTCGTGGAAGAACCTACAGAGCCTGAAGAACCAGACGACAATAACGAAAATCCAGGCCAACCAGAAAATCCAAATGATTCTACGGATAACGGTAATAATGGCAATGGTAACGGTAATAACAATGGTAACAACGGTGGCAACGGCAATAATAACAGTGGTAATGGCAACGGTAACGGTAATGGCAGTGGCAACACGGAAGAACCAGAAATACCTACTTCACCGCCAACACAACCAACTGACCCTACTCAGCCAGGTACAGACGATGGTACTACTGACGATGGAGAATAA
- the recU gene encoding Holliday junction resolvase RecU: MVIRYPNGKLYVGTKEDEPKQTKVRASKGTKNKEVSYSNRGKSLEDDLNETNVFYLQQKLAIIHKKPVPIQIVKVDYPARSAAVIREAYFRTPSTTDYNGVYNGYYIDFEAKETDSKSSFPLKNIHPHQMEHMKSVLHQRGISFFIVRFSTLQRNFVVLYEIVERFYENMKNGGRKSIPFTVFETEAIEIHEGYLPRLDYLKAVDVLIADKAVCESEEK; this comes from the coding sequence ATGGTCATACGTTACCCAAATGGTAAACTTTACGTCGGTACGAAAGAAGATGAGCCAAAACAGACAAAAGTGAGGGCATCAAAAGGAACAAAAAACAAAGAAGTTTCGTATAGTAACCGTGGAAAAAGCTTAGAAGATGATTTAAATGAAACAAATGTGTTTTATTTACAGCAAAAATTGGCAATTATACACAAGAAACCTGTTCCAATCCAAATCGTCAAAGTAGATTATCCGGCAAGAAGTGCTGCAGTTATTCGTGAGGCATATTTCCGCACGCCTTCAACGACGGATTATAATGGTGTGTACAATGGCTACTATATCGATTTTGAAGCAAAGGAAACGGATAGTAAATCATCCTTTCCTCTGAAAAATATCCACCCACACCAAATGGAACATATGAAATCGGTTCTACATCAACGTGGTATTTCGTTTTTTATCGTGCGTTTTAGTACGCTTCAACGCAACTTTGTCGTATTATATGAAATTGTGGAACGATTCTACGAGAATATGAAGAATGGTGGTAGAAAATCGATTCCATTCACTGTTTTTGAAACCGAGGCAATTGAAATTCACGAAGGCTATTTACCTCGGCTAGATTATTTAAAAGCAGTGGATGTATTAATCGCAGACAAAGCAGTTTGTGAAAGTGAGGAGAAATAA
- a CDS encoding molecular chaperone — translation MSKIASIIRQIDLAQNLLTLQFEQQRLHLSQHYLLRTLAVYQKVSLAENREQVKNTCSYMSSTND, via the coding sequence TTGAGTAAAATTGCATCTATCATTCGGCAAATCGACTTAGCACAAAATTTGCTTACACTACAATTTGAACAGCAACGCCTGCATCTTTCACAACACTATTTATTGCGTACCCTTGCCGTTTATCAAAAGGTTAGCTTAGCAGAAAATAGAGAGCAAGTAAAGAATACATGTTCGTATATGAGTAGTACAAATGATTAG
- a CDS encoding YppE family protein: MQLMDETKILIQECEACLTRFQTMRDEDREPDFFNEVKPHADLIHVQLKNWQQLAQIWITKTAPKNLYVQQIDHAADAMEQFVVQSFYKGTSKKRFIQSIQSTMYTLHLVVRKIEEGDAHVE, from the coding sequence ATGCAATTAATGGATGAAACTAAAATTTTAATACAAGAATGCGAGGCGTGTTTAACACGTTTTCAAACAATGCGTGATGAGGATCGGGAGCCAGATTTTTTTAATGAAGTAAAGCCGCATGCAGATTTGATTCATGTCCAATTAAAAAACTGGCAACAGCTCGCGCAAATTTGGATTACAAAAACAGCGCCCAAAAATTTATATGTACAACAAATTGACCATGCAGCTGATGCGATGGAGCAATTTGTTGTGCAGTCTTTTTATAAAGGCACAAGTAAAAAACGCTTCATTCAATCGATTCAATCTACGATGTATACGCTCCATTTAGTCGTACGAAAAATTGAGGAAGGTGATGCACATGTTGAGTAA